A stretch of Pseudomonas taetrolens DNA encodes these proteins:
- the mgrA gene encoding L-glyceraldehyde 3-phosphate reductase translates to MTYTAAENRYDTLPYRRVGRSGLVLPALSLGLWHNFGDSTPIDTQRALLRTAFDLGINHFDLANNYGPPYGSAETNFGRLLREDFKAYRDELIISSKAGWDMWPGPYGQGGGSRKYVLASLDQSLQRLGLDYVDIFYSHRFDAETPLEETASALASAVQQGKALYIGISSYSGVKTREMAALLNEWKVPLLIHQPAYNLLNRWVEKDLLDTTHELGAGVIAFTPLAQGLLTDKYLNGVPADARVNRPGGGSLQSSHLSDANIAHVRALNEIARRRGQSLAQMALAWTLRDPRVTSALIGASRPEQIIENVAALQNLSFSAKELAEIDRFAQEGGINLWEKPSTAE, encoded by the coding sequence ATGACTTATACCGCTGCCGAAAATCGCTACGACACTCTTCCCTACCGCCGCGTGGGCCGCAGCGGGCTGGTGCTGCCGGCACTGTCACTGGGGCTCTGGCACAACTTCGGTGACAGTACGCCGATCGATACTCAACGTGCCTTGTTGCGCACCGCATTCGACCTGGGCATCAACCACTTTGACCTGGCCAACAATTACGGCCCGCCGTATGGCAGTGCCGAGACCAACTTCGGTCGGTTGCTGCGCGAAGACTTCAAGGCATACCGCGATGAGCTGATCATCTCCAGCAAAGCCGGTTGGGACATGTGGCCCGGGCCCTACGGACAAGGGGGCGGCTCGCGCAAATACGTACTGGCCAGCCTTGATCAAAGCTTGCAACGCCTGGGGCTGGACTACGTCGACATCTTTTACTCTCACCGCTTCGATGCCGAAACCCCGCTGGAGGAAACTGCCAGCGCCCTCGCCTCTGCCGTGCAACAAGGCAAGGCACTGTACATCGGCATCTCCTCTTACTCGGGGGTAAAAACCCGGGAAATGGCCGCGCTGCTCAATGAATGGAAGGTCCCGCTGCTGATCCACCAGCCGGCTTACAACCTGCTCAACCGCTGGGTGGAAAAGGACTTGCTGGACACCACCCACGAGCTCGGTGCCGGTGTGATCGCTTTCACCCCGCTGGCCCAAGGGTTGTTGACTGACAAATACCTCAACGGCGTGCCGGCGGATGCGCGGGTCAATCGTCCGGGGGGCGGTTCGTTGCAGTCCTCGCACTTGTCCGATGCCAACATTGCCCACGTGCGGGCGCTTAACGAAATTGCCCGGCGGCGGGGACAAAGCCTGGCTCAAATGGCGTTGGCCTGGACCCTGCGGGACCCTCGCGTCACATCGGCGCTGATCGGCGCCAGTCGCCCGGAACAGATCATTGAAAACGTCGCGGCGTTACAGAACCTGAGTTTCAGCGCAAAGGAACTGGCAGAAATCGATCGCTTCGCTCAGGAAGGCGGAATCAACCTCTGGGAAAAACCGTCAACGGCAGAGTAA
- a CDS encoding FAD/NAD(P)-binding protein → MREPLTGQASPGIREADVLIIGGGLSGNLLAMQLLRLVGSRRIVVVEPRAELGRGEAYSATEPGHTLNGNAARMSVEPDDPDDLTRWLEAHIAHGGWPESAAQSVPVAQLFPPRGLFGTYARQRLSEALVIGSARGSSLTHVRDEAVDMQPHAQRVSVTLKGGEQWQAGAVVLATGMFPAARTAQRQSSGLNTMALDPWDVEALRALPVDARVLIIGSGLTMVDALETLNQAGHRGPIEVYSRHGLLPHVRRQPPAWEDFLDRSPHLRSPLQLMRELRRQCRLAEAAGVDWQAPLDTVRVHIARLWSQATDVQRRQFVRHVRPWWESHHHRSPPQGHSLLQRLLSEGRLSIRAASLQGVERSESGLPRIRLRYRGQAQVSVVEGDGLINSTGIEYDWRRVDKALPRNLLQRGLIQPGNLGLGIAADISGAVLNAESVPAQRLFAMGPPLRGQWWESTAVTDVALQAKALAARLERLL, encoded by the coding sequence ATGCGCGAGCCCTTGACCGGACAGGCAAGCCCTGGCATCCGCGAGGCCGATGTCCTGATTATTGGCGGTGGCCTGAGCGGCAACCTGCTGGCCATGCAACTGCTGCGCTTGGTGGGTTCCCGGCGCATTGTGGTGGTGGAACCCCGGGCTGAACTGGGTCGCGGAGAAGCCTACAGTGCGACCGAACCGGGCCACACCCTGAACGGTAACGCGGCGCGGATGAGCGTCGAACCGGACGATCCAGACGACCTGACCCGCTGGCTGGAGGCGCACATTGCCCACGGCGGATGGCCTGAGTCCGCCGCACAATCAGTGCCGGTTGCGCAGCTGTTTCCACCGCGCGGACTGTTCGGAACGTACGCCCGGCAACGGTTGTCCGAAGCGCTGGTGATCGGCTCGGCTCGGGGCTCAAGCCTGACACATGTGCGGGATGAAGCGGTCGATATGCAACCCCATGCACAGCGGGTCAGCGTGACCCTCAAGGGCGGTGAGCAATGGCAAGCCGGTGCGGTGGTGTTGGCCACGGGTATGTTCCCGGCCGCGCGCACGGCCCAGCGTCAATCCAGCGGACTCAATACTATGGCCCTGGATCCGTGGGATGTCGAAGCCTTGCGGGCACTGCCGGTGGACGCACGGGTGTTGATCATCGGCTCCGGGCTGACGATGGTCGACGCGCTGGAAACCCTGAACCAGGCCGGTCATCGCGGACCGATCGAGGTGTACTCGCGGCACGGGCTGTTACCGCATGTGCGCCGTCAGCCACCCGCCTGGGAGGACTTTCTGGATCGGTCACCGCACCTGCGCAGCCCCTTGCAGCTGATGCGTGAACTGCGGCGCCAGTGCCGACTGGCCGAGGCGGCCGGGGTTGACTGGCAGGCACCGCTGGACACGGTACGGGTTCATATCGCTCGGCTCTGGAGCCAGGCCACCGACGTGCAGCGCCGGCAGTTCGTGCGGCATGTGCGCCCGTGGTGGGAAAGCCATCACCACCGTTCGCCACCCCAGGGCCATAGCTTGCTGCAGCGGTTGTTGAGTGAAGGGCGTCTGAGTATCCGCGCCGCATCGTTGCAAGGGGTGGAACGTTCCGAAAGCGGGCTGCCCCGGATCCGCCTGCGCTATCGCGGGCAGGCACAGGTGAGCGTGGTTGAAGGCGATGGGTTGATCAACTCCACCGGTATCGAGTACGACTGGCGCCGGGTGGATAAGGCCTTGCCCAGAAACCTGCTGCAGCGCGGGCTGATCCAGCCTGGCAACCTGGGCCTGGGAATCGCGGCCGATATCAGCGGTGCGGTGTTGAATGCCGAGTCTGTGCCGGCGCAACGGTTGTTTGCCATGGGCCCACCCTTGCGCGGCCAATGGTGGGAGAGCACTGCCGTCACCGACGTCGCCCTGCAGGCCAAAGCGCTGGCCGCGCGCCTGGAACGTTTGCTCTAG
- a CDS encoding MFS transporter: MSQSIQADPDSKRQSKKAAASGWIGSALEYYDFFIYATAAALLFPQLFFPTENPTVGIIVSLASFGVGYIARPIGAVVLGHLGDRHGRKTVLVYCMFLMGFSTVSIGLLPTFEQIGVWAPALLIFLRLIQGFAVAGEMSCASSMILEHAPDGRRGYFASFTLQGVQAGQLLAAAVFLPLAHFMPADQFAAWGWRIPFLLSVFVLIAGWIIRREVHEAPVFTEALTQAETRKLPVVEVITQSWRDVLRVVGMALSGILAIVASVFGATYAVQPAYGIGFPSGVFMWIPVLGNLCAVILIPFVGKLSDRIGRRPPVIVGVLCGGLLSFAYLYAISIHNLWLSVIFSLLMWGVAYQGFNGVFPSLFPELFRTRVRVTGMAIGQNIGVACTAFLPALFVSVAPPGTENIPLKIGALTFGICLISAIAAFTTRETYRIRLKDLGDPNAVPMSKEEYERVQEQSISGLQANAVQSAPAIRS, encoded by the coding sequence ATGAGCCAAAGCATTCAGGCCGATCCAGATTCTAAGCGTCAGTCAAAGAAGGCCGCAGCGAGCGGCTGGATCGGCTCCGCCTTGGAGTATTACGACTTTTTCATCTACGCCACCGCCGCGGCTTTGCTTTTCCCGCAGCTGTTTTTCCCGACAGAGAACCCGACCGTCGGAATCATCGTTTCGCTGGCAAGCTTCGGCGTCGGATACATCGCTCGCCCAATCGGAGCCGTGGTATTAGGGCACCTGGGCGACCGACATGGGCGCAAGACCGTACTGGTCTACTGCATGTTCTTGATGGGTTTTTCGACCGTGAGCATCGGACTGCTACCTACCTTCGAGCAGATCGGTGTCTGGGCCCCTGCACTGTTGATCTTTTTGCGTCTGATTCAAGGATTTGCTGTCGCAGGAGAGATGTCATGTGCAAGCTCCATGATCCTGGAGCACGCGCCTGATGGACGTCGAGGTTACTTCGCAAGCTTTACACTTCAAGGCGTACAAGCAGGACAACTTCTAGCGGCTGCGGTTTTCCTGCCGCTTGCCCATTTCATGCCCGCCGATCAATTTGCTGCCTGGGGCTGGCGAATACCGTTTCTGCTCAGCGTCTTTGTGCTGATTGCCGGGTGGATCATCCGCCGTGAAGTTCATGAAGCCCCAGTATTCACCGAGGCGCTGACCCAAGCCGAGACCCGCAAATTACCCGTGGTCGAAGTGATCACACAGAGCTGGCGAGATGTGTTGCGAGTGGTTGGCATGGCGCTCTCCGGGATCCTTGCCATCGTCGCCTCAGTATTCGGAGCAACCTATGCAGTACAACCTGCCTATGGCATTGGCTTTCCTTCCGGCGTGTTCATGTGGATACCGGTTTTAGGCAATTTGTGCGCGGTCATACTTATCCCCTTCGTGGGTAAGCTCTCTGACAGGATTGGCCGTCGACCTCCGGTAATTGTGGGTGTTCTTTGCGGCGGACTCTTGTCATTTGCGTATCTCTATGCAATCAGCATTCACAATCTATGGCTTTCGGTGATTTTCTCGCTGCTCATGTGGGGTGTGGCTTACCAAGGTTTTAATGGTGTATTCCCAAGCCTGTTCCCAGAACTGTTCCGTACACGCGTCCGTGTTACCGGCATGGCCATTGGTCAGAATATCGGTGTGGCATGCACAGCATTTCTGCCAGCCCTTTTCGTATCGGTTGCACCTCCCGGAACCGAGAATATTCCTCTTAAAATCGGAGCGTTGACTTTTGGTATCTGCTTAATCTCAGCGATTGCTGCTTTTACTACCCGCGAAACATACCGGATTCGCCTGAAGGATCTCGGTGACCCTAATGCAGTCCCAATGTCGAAAGAGGAATATGAACGCGTGCAAGAACAGTCCATTTCCGGGCTGCAAGCAAATGCAGTCCAATCAGCACCAGCGATACGCTCTTAA
- a CDS encoding fumarylacetoacetate hydrolase family protein gives MRLVRFGLPGQELPGILDAQGRVRDLSGIVDDIDAAALSPASIEKLRGIDTESLPLVVPGTRLGPCVGNVPNLICIGLNYSDHAAETNTPIPSQPVVFNKHTGSISGANDPVILPGDAKKLDWEVELAIVIGSPAWHIEESRALDHVAGYCLANDVSERAYQLEYEGQWTKGKSGFSFAPLGPWLVTRDEIADPQNLDLWLEVNGKRFQNGNTRTMIFSVAHIVSYLSRFMPLLPGDVIITGTPPGVGLGQNPHVFLKAGDVMRVGGAGLGEQSQMVVPYVPEMGAAWAAGRYPNVD, from the coding sequence ATGCGCTTGGTTCGTTTCGGTCTGCCAGGACAAGAGCTGCCTGGAATTTTGGATGCTCAAGGACGGGTCAGGGATCTCTCTGGCATCGTCGATGATATTGACGCGGCGGCGCTGTCGCCGGCCAGTATCGAGAAACTGCGTGGCATCGACACTGAGAGTCTGCCGCTGGTGGTGCCTGGAACACGTCTGGGCCCGTGTGTAGGCAATGTCCCGAACCTGATCTGTATTGGCCTCAACTATTCTGACCACGCCGCTGAAACCAACACGCCCATACCGAGTCAGCCCGTGGTGTTCAACAAGCACACTGGATCCATCAGTGGTGCCAACGACCCTGTAATCCTGCCAGGCGATGCGAAGAAACTCGACTGGGAAGTTGAGCTGGCCATTGTGATCGGTTCTCCGGCCTGGCACATCGAGGAGAGCAGGGCGCTGGATCACGTTGCCGGTTACTGCCTGGCCAACGATGTTTCCGAAAGGGCCTATCAACTTGAGTACGAAGGTCAGTGGACCAAGGGCAAGAGCGGTTTTTCCTTTGCGCCGCTGGGCCCCTGGCTGGTGACCCGCGATGAAATTGCCGATCCGCAGAATCTCGATCTTTGGCTTGAAGTCAACGGCAAGCGCTTTCAGAACGGTAACACCCGGACGATGATCTTCAGCGTTGCGCACATCGTCTCTTATCTGAGCCGTTTCATGCCGCTCCTGCCGGGCGACGTAATTATCACTGGGACACCGCCGGGCGTCGGACTGGGCCAGAACCCGCATGTGTTTCTCAAGGCGGGGGACGTCATGCGCGTTGGGGGCGCGGGCCTGGGAGAGCAGTCTCAGATGGTAGTGCCTTATGTCCCGGAAATGGGCGCAGCCTGGGCTGCTGGTCGTTACCCTAACGTTGATTGA
- a CDS encoding Gfo/Idh/MocA family protein encodes MKVVLLEVSHWHTPLYLDALERLPDVTVTAVSDATGSRGPALAQRFGAQRYDHWKTLLDNEAFDFAFVFGPHDELYAMGKTLIERNIPFAMEKPCGLNRHEVLDLHQRAEAAGLFVAVPLVWRHSELLNRLKQTALKSGAKWRTQSFRFNAGPPERYLMNNCSWMLDPKRSGGGCTINLAAHFIDLAREISGESIRSVSAVMYRDPQLTAVEIGSMMTLVTESGCICTIETGYNYPANTPEQREYSFSLSTDQFYARSTPDGMRLIDAAGQASDLHMSLNSDVYYDNFVTDVLAPGRETAYAGAGLATMHSVMSIIEAAYESDRLGGTPIKL; translated from the coding sequence TTGAAAGTCGTACTTCTGGAAGTAAGCCACTGGCACACCCCTCTCTACCTTGATGCCCTTGAGCGGCTGCCTGATGTGACTGTCACGGCGGTATCCGACGCCACAGGTTCGCGTGGCCCTGCCCTCGCTCAGCGCTTCGGAGCGCAGCGCTACGATCACTGGAAAACCCTGCTGGATAACGAAGCGTTTGATTTTGCGTTCGTCTTTGGTCCGCACGATGAGCTGTATGCCATGGGCAAAACATTGATCGAGCGAAACATTCCATTCGCGATGGAGAAGCCTTGCGGGCTCAACCGTCACGAAGTGCTGGATCTGCATCAACGTGCCGAAGCCGCAGGTCTGTTCGTGGCGGTACCATTGGTTTGGAGGCACAGTGAATTACTGAACCGCCTCAAACAAACGGCGCTTAAGAGCGGTGCAAAATGGAGAACTCAGTCGTTTCGATTTAATGCCGGGCCACCCGAACGCTACCTGATGAACAACTGCTCTTGGATGCTTGACCCGAAACGCTCGGGTGGCGGTTGCACGATCAACCTGGCCGCTCACTTCATCGATCTGGCTCGGGAAATTTCCGGAGAGAGCATACGCAGCGTATCTGCAGTGATGTATCGAGACCCGCAACTGACAGCGGTAGAGATCGGCTCAATGATGACCCTCGTAACCGAGAGCGGCTGCATCTGCACCATCGAAACTGGCTACAACTACCCGGCGAATACTCCCGAGCAACGGGAGTACTCATTTTCATTGTCTACCGATCAGTTCTACGCGCGCTCGACCCCGGATGGCATGCGTCTGATCGACGCTGCTGGGCAGGCAAGTGACCTTCACATGAGCCTGAACTCAGACGTTTATTACGACAACTTCGTAACCGACGTTCTCGCGCCTGGCCGTGAGACTGCATATGCAGGAGCCGGACTTGCAACGATGCACAGCGTCATGAGTATCATCGAGGCTGCTTATGAGTCAGATCGCCTCGGTGGCACTCCCATAAAACTCTAG
- a CDS encoding 2-keto-4-pentenoate hydratase, which yields MDQTPFAGMAESTIMQAAAELVRARQTGSRLDALSCDDLLSLEQGFEIQQQVGLLAGKKVGGWKCALPKPGKWIVAPIYIDDIVRSNHYPLNFATSTVRIEPELACVLGSDLPARSAPYTADDILRSISQVHLSLEVIDCRYTDPHKVTFEQLLADGLFNHGLVLGPQAISLGSNNLPVCLEVTLRHPGVEPVSICGAHPDQDPVLPIVWLANFLSARGIDLQADQVVITGSYAGVLEVPTHQPLDIQFGEAGSLPVFFSTLEE from the coding sequence ATGGATCAGACCCCATTCGCCGGTATGGCTGAATCAACCATCATGCAAGCCGCCGCTGAACTCGTGCGTGCGCGTCAAACGGGCAGTCGGTTAGACGCTCTGTCATGTGATGATTTGTTGAGTCTGGAGCAAGGCTTTGAGATACAGCAACAGGTAGGCTTGCTGGCCGGGAAGAAAGTGGGCGGCTGGAAATGCGCACTGCCCAAGCCTGGCAAGTGGATAGTCGCACCGATCTACATCGACGACATCGTGCGCTCCAATCACTACCCGCTGAACTTTGCGACCTCTACCGTGCGAATCGAGCCTGAGCTCGCTTGCGTACTAGGATCGGATCTGCCTGCACGCTCGGCGCCTTATACGGCCGACGACATTCTTCGCTCGATCAGTCAGGTACACCTTTCACTTGAGGTAATCGACTGTCGTTATACCGATCCTCACAAGGTTACGTTCGAGCAACTACTGGCTGATGGGCTTTTCAACCATGGTCTTGTCCTGGGCCCTCAGGCCATTTCGCTGGGCTCAAACAATCTGCCCGTTTGTCTCGAAGTGACGCTGAGGCATCCCGGTGTCGAGCCTGTGAGCATTTGCGGAGCTCATCCGGATCAGGACCCCGTGTTGCCAATCGTCTGGCTCGCGAATTTTCTTTCTGCACGTGGAATCGATCTGCAAGCAGATCAGGTCGTGATCACGGGCTCGTATGCAGGTGTTCTAGAAGTTCCCACTCACCAGCCGCTGGATATTCAGTTCGGCGAGGCAGGATCATTGCCTGTCTTTTTCTCAACTCTTGAGGAGTAA
- a CDS encoding IclR family transcriptional regulator: MRVVKGAVDRCLEAIELLAREARWMRMSDIAAELGMEKGPAHRVLAQLVEQGWIEQDEATSQYRLTLKLALLGQRYLNGIGLPELVQPIIENVASISHELVRLTVVCENGLSWLASAQGAAPGLMYSPAMDQPINLYTTANGKAWLASMPDEQAVEIAIRSGLGKDQGAGKGPRAINSIERLLPELAATRARGYGLVVEEAEAGVWAIAVPVKLISSGAVVGTMSIAGPVMRMHPDRYAELHALLNDAANKLGTVWPRQASVQG; encoded by the coding sequence ATGAGAGTCGTTAAAGGTGCTGTTGACCGCTGCCTGGAGGCCATTGAATTATTGGCCCGAGAAGCCCGCTGGATGCGAATGTCCGATATTGCCGCTGAGCTGGGCATGGAGAAAGGGCCGGCACACCGTGTGCTTGCTCAGTTGGTGGAGCAAGGGTGGATCGAGCAGGATGAAGCGACATCCCAGTACCGTCTGACACTCAAGCTGGCGCTTCTGGGGCAACGCTATCTGAATGGCATTGGTTTGCCTGAGCTGGTTCAGCCCATCATTGAAAATGTAGCTTCTATATCCCACGAGCTGGTACGTCTGACTGTCGTATGCGAGAACGGTCTGTCATGGCTTGCTTCGGCCCAAGGCGCCGCGCCAGGGTTGATGTATTCGCCAGCCATGGATCAGCCCATCAATCTCTATACAACGGCCAACGGCAAGGCCTGGCTTGCATCGATGCCTGATGAGCAAGCCGTCGAGATTGCTATACGCAGTGGCTTGGGTAAAGACCAGGGTGCCGGAAAAGGTCCGCGAGCTATCAATAGTATTGAACGCTTGTTGCCTGAACTGGCAGCGACCAGAGCGCGCGGTTATGGACTGGTAGTGGAAGAGGCCGAGGCCGGGGTCTGGGCCATTGCGGTGCCGGTGAAATTGATTTCGTCCGGCGCCGTGGTCGGAACCATGAGTATTGCAGGGCCGGTCATGCGCATGCATCCGGATCGCTACGCCGAATTGCACGCACTGCTAAATGATGCTGCGAACAAGCTCGGCACGGTATGGCCTCGACAAGCGAGTGTCCAGGGGTGA
- a CDS encoding shikimate dehydrogenase family protein, with protein sequence MLLNTLFAEAQSDAVCIPLEVGTGDLSGFVSGIRTVSNLAGLLVTMPHKQSMLDLVDVLHPTARQIGAINVIRCDSDGRWVGAVFDGLGCVLGMQRQGVTLLGKSVLLVGAGGSGRAIAFAVAAAGARSLIISDLDPHRALDLAQCVAKQGACVVHAGPADPAGHDIVINATPLGMNPADPMPIDAERLSPTTVVVDIITRSEPTALLLKAQSLGCQTLDGHPMHLGQALLALSFLGFEDIERRYSSGL encoded by the coding sequence GTGCTACTGAACACGTTGTTTGCCGAGGCACAGTCTGATGCCGTCTGCATTCCACTGGAGGTCGGTACAGGAGACCTGTCCGGGTTTGTTAGTGGTATACGAACGGTGAGCAACCTTGCTGGGCTTCTCGTCACCATGCCGCACAAGCAGAGCATGCTTGATCTCGTGGACGTTCTTCACCCTACCGCGCGTCAGATCGGCGCAATCAACGTCATTCGCTGTGACAGCGACGGGCGCTGGGTGGGTGCGGTGTTTGACGGGCTTGGCTGCGTGCTGGGCATGCAGCGTCAAGGCGTTACCCTGCTCGGAAAATCGGTTCTGCTTGTCGGTGCAGGCGGCTCGGGAAGGGCAATCGCGTTTGCCGTGGCCGCTGCTGGCGCCCGATCGCTAATCATTTCAGACCTGGACCCGCACCGCGCCTTAGACCTAGCGCAATGTGTCGCAAAACAGGGGGCGTGCGTTGTGCATGCAGGCCCAGCAGACCCAGCGGGTCATGACATCGTGATCAATGCCACTCCGCTCGGCATGAACCCTGCTGACCCGATGCCGATAGACGCAGAGCGGTTGTCCCCAACTACGGTGGTGGTCGACATCATCACCAGATCCGAGCCGACTGCGTTGCTGCTCAAGGCGCAATCGCTCGGCTGTCAAACCCTGGATGGCCACCCTATGCACCTGGGCCAAGCTCTGTTGGCACTCAGTTTTCTAGGTTTCGAAGATATCGAACGTCGCTACTCAAGCGGATTGTAA
- a CDS encoding TauD/TfdA dioxygenase family protein encodes MSVPSASAIAASIAPQSFEVRPFNGAVGAEIIGLDLALPINDQDFARLHRAHLEHHVVVFRDQHITPQQQIAFSRRFGVLQIHVLKQFLLSGHPEILIVSNIIENGQSIGLGDAGKFWHSDLSYKELPSLGSMLHAQELPSEGGDTLFADMHKAWDTLPQALRTAVEDRSAAHSYTARYSETRFEGNWRPTLTPEQLAEVREVVHPIVRTHPENARKALFVSEGFTTRIVGLPEDESRQLLAQLYAHSVQPEHIYRHAWQPGDLVFWDNRSLIHLAAGCPSHLRRKLYRTTIQGDAPY; translated from the coding sequence ATGTCTGTACCGTCTGCCTCTGCGATCGCCGCGAGCATCGCCCCCCAATCGTTCGAAGTCCGCCCGTTCAATGGCGCGGTGGGTGCCGAAATCATCGGCCTTGATCTGGCGTTGCCGATCAACGACCAGGACTTCGCCCGCCTTCATCGGGCCCACCTGGAGCATCACGTGGTGGTGTTTCGTGATCAACACATTACCCCGCAACAACAGATTGCCTTCAGCCGCCGCTTCGGCGTGTTGCAGATCCACGTGCTCAAGCAGTTTTTGCTGAGCGGCCACCCGGAAATCCTCATCGTCTCCAACATCATCGAGAACGGCCAATCCATCGGCCTGGGCGATGCCGGCAAGTTCTGGCACTCCGACCTCTCGTACAAGGAGCTGCCGAGTCTGGGCTCAATGCTGCACGCCCAGGAGCTGCCTTCCGAGGGTGGCGACACCTTGTTCGCTGACATGCACAAAGCCTGGGACACCCTGCCGCAAGCACTGCGCACGGCGGTCGAAGACCGATCCGCCGCGCACTCCTACACTGCGCGTTACAGCGAGACCCGGTTCGAAGGCAACTGGCGTCCGACCTTGACCCCGGAACAACTCGCCGAAGTCAGGGAAGTGGTTCACCCCATCGTTCGCACCCACCCGGAAAACGCCCGCAAAGCACTGTTCGTCAGCGAAGGCTTCACCACCCGCATCGTCGGTCTGCCCGAGGATGAAAGCCGGCAATTGCTGGCGCAACTCTATGCCCACAGCGTCCAGCCGGAACATATCTATCGCCATGCCTGGCAGCCCGGCGACCTCGTCTTCTGGGACAACCGCTCGCTGATCCACCTCGCGGCAGGATGCCCGAGTCATCTGCGGCGCAAGCTCTATCGCACCACCATTCAGGGCGACGCCCCTTACTGA